One Salvelinus fontinalis isolate EN_2023a chromosome 11, ASM2944872v1, whole genome shotgun sequence DNA window includes the following coding sequences:
- the zgc:92664 gene encoding chromatin complexes subunit BAP18 isoform X7 has product MTSASTKVGEIFSAAGAAFTKLGELTMQLHPVADSSPAGAKWTDTEIGQLRSAVVRFGDDLNSLSAVIKERTVVQIKSTVKRKLYDETGMPISTDSPKKTAKKTAVTMATTATPTVIAVPTSKVVMKAGVQGNVTVAIPTMKKQKSADVTLSALNDSDVNSDLVDIEGLGEGSNSKKLNFDQDNLNLDSSFIMNSSDLPLLSR; this is encoded by the exons GTTGGGGAGATCTTCTCAGCAGCAGGAGCTGCTTTTACCAAGTTAGGGGAGCTGACCATGCAACTGCACCCCGTGGCTGACTCCAGTCCCGCAGG AGCTAAGTGGACGGACACTGAGATTGGGCAGCTGAGATCGGCCGTGGTGAGGTTTGGTGATGACCTGAACTCCCTCAGCGCTGTCATCAAGGAACGCACCGT GGTCCAGATTAAAAGTACAGTGAAGAGGAAGCTCTATGACGAGACCGGGATGCCCATTTCCACCGACTCCCCAAAAAAGACCGCCAAGAAGACTGCTGTTACCATGGCCACCACGGCAACACCAACTGTCATTGCTGTGCCGACCTCAAAGGTCGTCATGAAGGCAGGTGTCCAGGGAAATGTGACTGTGGCCATTCCCACCATGAAGAAACAGAAGTCTGCAG ATGTGACTCTGAGTGCTCTGAATGACTCTGACGTCAACTCTGACCTGGTAGACATagagggactgggagagggaTCCAACTCCAAGAAACTCAACTTCGATCAGG ACAACCTGAACCTCGACTCCAGCTTCATCATGAACTCCAGTGACCTGCCGCTCCTCTCTCGTTGA
- the zgc:92664 gene encoding chromatin complexes subunit BAP18 isoform X8, whose amino-acid sequence MTSASTKVGEIFSAAGAAFTKLGELTMQLHPVADSSPAGVQIKSTVKRKLYDETGMPISTDSPKKTAKKTAVTMATTATPTVIAVPTSKVVMKAGVQGNVTVAIPTMKKQKSADVTLSALNDSDVNSDLVDIEGLGEGSNSKKLNFDQDNLNLDSSFIMNSSDLPLLSR is encoded by the exons GTTGGGGAGATCTTCTCAGCAGCAGGAGCTGCTTTTACCAAGTTAGGGGAGCTGACCATGCAACTGCACCCCGTGGCTGACTCCAGTCCCGCAGG GGTCCAGATTAAAAGTACAGTGAAGAGGAAGCTCTATGACGAGACCGGGATGCCCATTTCCACCGACTCCCCAAAAAAGACCGCCAAGAAGACTGCTGTTACCATGGCCACCACGGCAACACCAACTGTCATTGCTGTGCCGACCTCAAAGGTCGTCATGAAGGCAGGTGTCCAGGGAAATGTGACTGTGGCCATTCCCACCATGAAGAAACAGAAGTCTGCAG ATGTGACTCTGAGTGCTCTGAATGACTCTGACGTCAACTCTGACCTGGTAGACATagagggactgggagagggaTCCAACTCCAAGAAACTCAACTTCGATCAGG ACAACCTGAACCTCGACTCCAGCTTCATCATGAACTCCAGTGACCTGCCGCTCCTCTCTCGTTGA
- the zgc:92664 gene encoding chromatin complexes subunit BAP18 isoform X6 has protein sequence MTSASTKVGEIFSAAGAAFTKLGELTMQLHPVADSSPAGAKWTDTEIGQLRSAVVRFGDDLNSLSAVIKERTVVQIKSTVKRKLYDETGMPISTDSPKKTAKKTAVTMATTATPTVIAVPTSKVVMKAGVQGNVTVAIPTMKKQKSAADVTLSALNDSDVNSDLVDIEGLGEGSNSKKLNFDQDNLNLDSSFIMNSSDLPLLSR, from the exons GTTGGGGAGATCTTCTCAGCAGCAGGAGCTGCTTTTACCAAGTTAGGGGAGCTGACCATGCAACTGCACCCCGTGGCTGACTCCAGTCCCGCAGG AGCTAAGTGGACGGACACTGAGATTGGGCAGCTGAGATCGGCCGTGGTGAGGTTTGGTGATGACCTGAACTCCCTCAGCGCTGTCATCAAGGAACGCACCGT GGTCCAGATTAAAAGTACAGTGAAGAGGAAGCTCTATGACGAGACCGGGATGCCCATTTCCACCGACTCCCCAAAAAAGACCGCCAAGAAGACTGCTGTTACCATGGCCACCACGGCAACACCAACTGTCATTGCTGTGCCGACCTCAAAGGTCGTCATGAAGGCAGGTGTCCAGGGAAATGTGACTGTGGCCATTCCCACCATGAAGAAACAGAAGTCTGCAG CAGATGTGACTCTGAGTGCTCTGAATGACTCTGACGTCAACTCTGACCTGGTAGACATagagggactgggagagggaTCCAACTCCAAGAAACTCAACTTCGATCAGG ACAACCTGAACCTCGACTCCAGCTTCATCATGAACTCCAGTGACCTGCCGCTCCTCTCTCGTTGA